The genomic DNA AGGATCGCGCCGCGAACATCGCGCTCGCGATCGACTCCGAGGAGGAAGCAGCATGAGCCATGCCCAGAGGGTTCTCCTGGAGGACGGTGCTCCCCATCCGCACGCTTTCACCCGTGCCGAAGTCGGCTGGACGCCGCATCTCGCTCCGCTCGCCGAGGATGAACTCACCGAGCGACACATCGACGGGCTGGTCGATGCCGCTCGCGTGAAGAGCGACTACTTCCGACTGCTCGCCCGCGACCCGGAGGTCCTGAAGGCGCGCACCCTCGTCGACAAGGACATCTTCTACAACGCGGCCGAAGGGCTGCCGCGCGCCGATCGCGAACTCGCAGCGACCGCCGCCTCCCGCCGCAACGGCTGCGTGTTCTGCGCGTCGGTGCACTCGCGCTTCTCGGCCCATCACAGCAAGCGCGCCGACGATGTCGATCGGCTCCTTGCGGAGGGAGTGGGTGCAGATCTGGGCGCGCGATGGAATGCCGTGGTCGCGGCATCCGTCGCCCTTACCGATACGCCGAGTTCGTTCAACGATGCCGAGATCGATCGCCTGCGTGACGTCGGCCTCGACGATCTGGAGATCGCCGACGTCATCCACGGCGCCGCGTTCTTCAACTGGGCGAACCGGCTGATGCTCTCGCTCGGGAGGGCCGTGGCACCGGTCGGCGAGTCCCACTGACTCAGGCCGGCGCGGCTTGGGCTGCGACGAACCGTGCGATCGCCGTCAGTGTCTCTGGGTGCTCCTCCAGATGCGGAAGGTGCGCGACGTCGCGGAGCTCGACCAATTCGGCATCGGGCAGGGAGGTGGCGATGTGATGGGCATTCCGCCGTACGTGCGCCAGGTCGAGTTCGCCGATCAGTACGATCGCGGGCACCGTGATCTCGGCGAGGCGGGGCCAGGCCTCGCCGATCGAGGCCTCCGCGCCGGGGTCGGGGGCGGCGAGAGCGCGGCCGTTCATCTCCAGGAAGAGGGCGCGGGCCCCGGGCGCGGCACGATCGGCGTGCCCGGGGCCGTCGAGCCACACTTCGGCCTCGAGACGGTTGACCTCGTCGAGGTCGCCCCTGGCATCGGCGGCGTCGATGCGGCGGTCCAGTTCCGCGACGAGCGGTTCGAGATCGGGTGCGGGCGCGCCGCCGATCGCCGGGGCGATCAGGACGAGGGCCCGGACGCGGTCCGGGTGCGCAAGGGCGAGGTTGATCGCCGCGCGGCCGCCCATCGAGCAGCCGATGACGATCGCCCTGTCGACGACCAGGGCGTCGAGCACGGCGACGGCGTCGGACACGGGCGACCAGCCGTCCTCCGCGTCGTATTCCGTCTCGCCGTAGCCTCGAGTGTCGTAGCGGATGCTGTGCACAGCGGCGCCGAGACGGTCCACCAGGGGCGCCCAGGACCGTCGATCCGTCACACCGGCGTGGATCATCAGTACGGGCGCGCCGGACGCAGATCCGCTGTGCTCGACCGCGAGCCGAGCCCGGCCGGAGGCGACGTTCTCGCGCGTCACGGGATCAGGATGATCTTGCCGGCGGTTGCGCCCGATTCCACGAGTTCGTGCGCGCGTGCCGCCTCGGCGAGGGGCAGCTCCGGCCCGAGCTCGATCGTGAAGTCGCCGCTGGCGAGCAGCTCGATCGTCTTCGGCAGCGCCTCTGCGCGCCAGGCGAGTTCCTCCTCGGTGAGCGGGATCGGAGAGCCGCCTTGGAAGCCGCGGATGCCGAACCCCGCGGCGTCCGCCCCGCGGACGATCGTGGCGATACGGTCGCGGTCGGACACGAGTTCCAGCGAAGCCTCGATGGCCTCGTCGGTTCCGGCGCAGTCAAGTGCGACGGTGATGCCGCCGGGGGCCGCCTCTCGCACCCGCTCGAGCAGGCCGGGGCCGTAGGAGACGGGGATCGCGCCGAGTTCGCGCAGCTGATCGTGTCGCGCGGGACTCGCTGTTGCGATGACGGTGGCGCCCCAGGCCACGGCGAACTGCACTGCTGCCTGGCCGACCGCGCCGGAACCGGCGTGTACGAGCAGTGTGTCTCCGGCGCTCACTCCGAGTGAGCGGAGCGCCTGGTACGCCGTGCCGGCCGGGATGCCGATGCCGGCGCCTTCGGCGGTGGTCACCGAGTCGGGGAGCACCGCGAGGTTCCGCACCGGCACGGCCAGCGACGATGCGTACGTGCCGACGGTGTCGCGGATCGCCACGCGGTCGCCGAGAGCGAAGCCTTCGACGTCGTCGCCCAGCGCTTCGATCACGCCGGCGCCGTCGTAGCCGACCGGCCGAGGTTCGGTGATCGGCTTGGATGCACGCTTGCCGCTGCGCAACTTCGCGTCGATCGGGTTCACCCCTGCCGCTTCGATCCGCACGACGACCTCGCCGGAGGTCGCGAGCGGATCGGGGGTCTCGATGAGGTGCAGGACGTCGGGGGAACCGATTTCGGTGTAGACGATCGCGCGGGTCATACGATCAGGCTACCCGTCGGATTCAGCGCCCGGACAACGCCTTCATGATGCGCTGCGGGGATACCGGCTGGGCCGTACCGAGCCGCTGCGCGAAGAGGCTCACCCGGTACTCCTCCAGCAGCCAGCGCGTCTCCAGGAGCGCGGGCGACGCCGTGGCGGGGAGGGGGATCGTGCCGCCCGCATCTGCGTACGCCGTGGACATCCGCTCATACTCGGTCATCCGCGTGCGGTCCTTGCCAGGGGCCTCTGCGAGGGTCTTCAGCCGGTCCAGCATCCCCTCGAGATACCGCGGATAGTTCGCAAGGCGTGCGATGCCGGTTGCGGAGATGAAACCGGGATGCAGCAGACCCGTCAACTGCGTGCGGACGTCGTTCAGCGGGCCGAGCAGGGCGAGTGAGTTCTGCGACTTGATGCCGCGCTCGACCTCGCGGGACTTCGTCAGGATGCGCGCGACCAGCGAGACGCAGGCGAAGAGCTCGTCGACGATCACTTCGGACACGGCGTCGCGCACCCGGGAGAACTCGGCCGCGGTCCGGAGCAGGCCTCCCGGAGCCGTCCGCTCGATGATCCCGCGCACCACGGCAGCTCTCGAGTCCTCGATCAAGGCCGCTGCAGACGAGTACGGCGACGCAGCGAGCGCCAGCTTCTCGTGGCTGGTCAGGTGCTGCTGCACATACGACGACGGCGAGGGCACCGCGAGGAGGATGAGGCGCAGAACGCCGTCGCGGGTGGCCGCGGTCGCCGCATCCGCCGTCGCCTCGACACGCACGGCGACGCTCTTGCCCTGATCGATGATGGCCGGGTAGCCGCGCACGACCCCGCCGGCGACTCTCGTGTCGAGGACTTCGGGCAGATCGCCGAAGTTCCAGGAGGTGAGGCCCTCACGCTCGATCGAGCCGCGGTGCGACGCCGCAGCAACGGAGGCCGCGGCATCGGCAGAGCCTTCGCGCGTGCGGGCGGGGGCGGCGATCGAGCGGGCCACGCTGCTTCTCGCTCGGTCCGAGAGCTGGTCCTGCAGGGCGCGCAGGTCACGCCCGGAGCCGGCGACCCGGCCCCGCTCGTCGACTGCACGGAAGTTCATCCGCAGGTGCGCCGGCACGCGTTCCTCATCGAAGTCCGCCGCCGAGACCAGCTGATTGGCCAGCGGCTGGATCATCCGGGCCAGCGCTTCCTTCAGAGATCGCCCCGGCGATCCCGCGTGCGCCTCCGGTCCCTCCTCCGCGAGAGCGGCTCCGAACTTCTCGGCCCAGTCGGCCGCGGGCACGACGTGCCGGCGGATCGCCTTCGGAAGGGCGCGCAGCAGCGCCGTGACGAGTTCGGCACGGAGGCCGGGGACCTGCCAGTCGAAGCCGCGATCCTCGATCTGCGCCAGCAGCGCCAGCGGGATGACCACGCTCACGCCGTCGTCGGGGGCGCCCGGTTCGAATCGATAGGCGAGGCCGAGCAGCTGGTCGCCCTGGGTCCAGCGCGTCGGGAACTCGTTCTGATCCGCGCGGCCGTCATCGTCGAGCAGATCGCCCTCGCGCATGACCAGCAGCTTCGGGGTCGATTGCAGAGCCTCGCGCCACCACGCCTCGAAGGAGCGCACGTCGAACACCTCGGCGGGGATCCGCTCGTCGTAGAAGCGGTAGACGGCTTCATCGCCGGCCAGGATGTCACGGCGGCGCTCACGCTCTTCGAGTTTCTCGAGGCGTTTGCGCAGTTCGGCGTTGCTGCGCCAGAACGCCGAGACCCGCTTGTCGATGCGGCTCGGGTCCCACTCGCCCTCGACGAGCGCGTGCCGGAGGAAGAACTCTCGGGACGCCGGCCGGTCGATCCGCGCGAACTGCACACGGCGCCGGGGAATGATCTCCACCCCGAAGAGCGTCACCTTCTCGAAGGCGACCGCGGCGCCGGCGTCCTTCGACCAGTGCGGCTCGGTGATCTGCCGCTTCGCCAGGTCGCCGGCGAGAGGCTCCGCCCATGCCGGGTCGATCGCGGCCGCAGTCCGCGCGAAGGTGCGCGACGTCTCCACGATCTCCGCCGCCATCACCGCACGCGGACTCTTCTTGCGAAGCGCCGAGCCGGGGAAGATCGAGAAGCGGATGCCGCGGGCGCCCCGATACTCGGCGACGCGGCGACCCTTCTCTTTCCCGGGGGAGTGCGCTTTCGCGGCCGGAGCGTTGCGCTCGTCGAGCAGCCCGATCTGGGAGAGGAGCCCGGCGAGCAGCGCGCGATGCACGGCATCCGGATCCGCGGTGCCCGCGGAATCGGGCGCCTTCACGAGCGTGCGCAGCTGTCGGTGCACGTCGAACCATTCCCGCACCCGCACGTAGTTCAGGTGCTCGGCTCTGCAGAGGCGGCGGAAGGCGCTGGAGCCGAGTTCGTTCTGCTGCTCACGGAGGTGATTCCACAGGTTCAGCATCGTGAGGAAGTCGCTCGTCGGGTCCGCGAACCGGGCGTGTAAGCGGTCGGCCTCCTCGCGGCGTTCTTCCGGGCGCTCCCGGACGTCCTGGATCGAGAGGCCGGCGACGATCGGGAGCACAGATGCGGTGACGCCATGATGAGCCGATTCGACGAGCATGCGCGCGAACCGCGGGTCGATCGGCATGCGCGAGATGTCGCGCCCGACGCGGGTGAGTCGCGGTGCCTCAGAGCCTCGCGCGGCAGCGACCGCGCCGAGCTCGGTGAGGAGCTCGAAGGCCGCTTTCACTCCGCGGGAATCCGGCGGGGTGAGGAAGGGGAAGGCGGTGATGTCGCCGAAGCCCAGCGCCAGCATCTGCAGGATCACCGAGGCGAGCGATGTGCGCAGGATCTCGGGTTCGGTGAACTCCGGCCGCTTGTCGTAGTCCTCGTCGCTGTACAGGCGGATCGCGATGCCGTCGCTGGTGCGGCCGGCGCGGCCGGCGCGCTGGTTCGCCGAGGCCTGGGAGATCGGTTCGATCGGCAGCTGCTGCACCTTGGAGCGGTTGCTGTAGCGCGAGATGCGAGCGGTGCCGGTGTCGATGACGTAACGGATTCCGGGAACGGTGAGGCTCGTCTCCGCGACGTTGGTGGCCAGGATCACTCGACGGCGAACGCCCGCCACGCGGCTGCGCTCGAAGACCCGATGCTGTTCCGCGGCGGACAGCCGGCCGTAGAGGGGGAGCACTTCCGTGGGCGATCGGTCCTTCGCGTAGGCGCCGCGCACGGCATCGGCCGCATCCCGGATCTCCGCCTCGCCGGGGAGGAAGACCAGCACATCGCCGGGTTCCTCGCGATCGAGTTCGCGGAGCGCTGTGACGATGGCGGAGACCTCATCGGCCGGATCGTCACCGGGACGTTCATGACTCCTCGATTTCGTGCCGGATCGACCCGATCCGGCACCCTTTGCCCCCGCGGACGGAGACTCTTGAGGAGTCGTGGGCGAGTCCTCCGATTCGTCGATCTGCGGACGGTACCGGATCTCGACCGGATAGGTGCGCCCGGAGACCTCGATGATCGGCGCGGGATTGCCCGCAGCGTCGGCGAAGTGCTTGGCGAAGCTCTCCGGATCGATCGTCGCCGAGGTGATGATCACCTTCAGATCGCGGCGCTCGGGCAGGATGCGGACGAGGTAGCCGAGCAGGAAGTCGACGTTGAGCGAGCGCTCGTGCGCCTCGTCGATGATGATCGTGTCGTAGCGGGTGAGCAGCCGGTCGCGGTGGATCTCGTTCAGCAGGATGCCGTCGGTCATCAGGGCCACGCGCGTGGCCTCCGACACCTTGTCGGTGAAGCGCACCTTGTAGCCGACGAGCGTGCCGAGCTCGACGTGCAGCTCCTCGGCGACGCGCTCGGCGATCGTGCGGGCGGCGAGGCGGCGCGGCTGGGTGTGCGCGATGCGCTCCCGCCCGAGTTCGAGGCAGATCTTCGGCAGCTGCGTGGTCTTTCCCGAACCGGTCGCACCGGCGACGATCACGACCTGATGGTCGCGGATGGCGTCGGCGATCTCCTCCCTGGCGGCGCTGACGGGCAGCTCCGGGGGATAGGAGATCACAAGGGGGGACGCGGACATAGCTCTCTATCGTATGACTCTCTTGGCACGCGACATCCCTATGATCGATCCGTGACGACCGGCGCAGCATCACTCGCGAGTATCCCGCCCTGGCTGAACGTGTCGACGTGGTGGCGCACGTTCGGGCGTCCCCCGCGGATCATGGGCCTCGACATCGCACGTGCGATCGCGATCACCGGCATGATCGGTGCGCACCTGGGGCAGACCGCCGAGACGGTCGAGCCCTCCGATCCCTCCACCTGGTCGGCGATCGTGCACGGCAACCCCTCACTGCTGTTCGCCCTTCTCGCGGGCTTCTCGATCTCGTTGATGACACGCCGCGGTGCGATCGCGCCGGCTGACGTCCCGGCGATGCGCCTGCGGATGCTCGGTCGCGGTGCCACGATCTTCGTGATCGGGCTGTTCCTCGAACTGCTGAACACCCCGATCGCGGTGATCCTCACGCTGTACGGCGTGCTCTATGTCGCGATCATCCCGCTGCTGCGCTGGCGCACTTCGCGGCTGATCCTGACAGCCGCGCTGCTCGGGCTCTGCGGGCCGCCGCTGCTGGCGTTGCTGACGACCCTCTCGGCCGGCGCAAACGGCGGAGGCATATCCCTGGTCCTGTTCGGCAGCTATCCGATCACCGTGTGGCTGTGCTTCGGTGTCACAGGAATGGTGCTCGGGCGCTTGCGCCTGGACCGGACGCGCACGGCCGTGTGGTTCGTCGTCGTCGGTGTCGTGCTTCTCACGATCGGCTACGGCCTCGGAGACACCGGAACTTCGGCTGATCCCGGCCTGGCATGGGCCGAATCCCCACGGGCGTGGGCGGGCTGGCTGCAGTTGTTGGGGAGCGCGGAGCCGTTCGAGCGGATGCTCGATGCCGTGCTGGCCGCCGCCCCGCACTCGGGCGGTGTGATGGAGATTCTCGGCGCAGGAGGCCTCGGCGTCGCCGTGATCGGAGTGTGCATTCTGCTCAGTGCTCCGCTGCGCTGGGTGCTGCTGCCTTTCGCCGCACTCGGCTCCATGCCGCTCAGTGCATACAGCGCCCACGTGGTGTCCTATGTGCTGATGGCGGGGCCCGGCGGATTCATCTCGTCGAACGAGACCTGGGTCTGGTCGGTGGTCGTGCTGCTGATCGCGACCACCGCGTGGTCGATCTTCTCCGGACGAGGTCCGCTGGAGCGCCTGACTGCGCGAGTGGCCGATGCGGCGGCATCCGCGCCACCCGGTGCGCAGCGCCCATAGGCTGGATCGCATGACGATTCCCACTCTCGAACTCAACGACGGCAACTCCATCCCGCAGCTCGGTTACGGCGTCTTCAAAGTTCCGGCGGATGAGACCGAACGGGCCGTGAGCGATGCGCTCGAGATCGGCTACCGCCACATCGACACGGCCGCGATCTACGGCAACGAAGAAGGCGTCGGCGCCGCGATCGCGAAGAGCGGCATCCCTCGTGACGAGCTCTTCATCACGACGAAGCTCTGGAACGACCGTCATGACGGCGATGCACCGAACGCGGCGATCGCCGAGAGCCTGGAGAAGCTCGGCCTCGAGCAGGTCGACCTGTACCTCGTGCACTGGCCGACCCCCGCGAAGGACAACTTCGTTCATGCCTTCGCGAAGATCGTCGAGCTCCGCGAAGCGGGTCTCACCCGGAGCGTCGGCGTGTCCAACTTCCTCGTCGAGCACCTCGAGCGCGTCGTCGACGAGACCGGCGTCGTGCCGGCCGTGAACCAGATCGAACTGCATCCGGCGTACCAGCAGCGTGACGTCGTCGCATGGGGCGCCGAGCGTGGCATCCGCACCGAGGCCTGGGGGCCGCTCGGCCAGGGCAAGTATGACCTGTTCGGAGCGCCGGCCGTCGCCGATGCCGCGGCCGCCCACGGCGTCACGCCGGCACAGGCCGTGCTGCGCTGGCACCTGCAGAAGGACATCATCGTGTTCCCGAAGTCGGTGCGCGCCGAGCGACTGAGGGAGAACCTCGACGTCTTCGGCTTCGCACTGACCGATGCCGAGGTCGCCGCGATCGACGCGCTCGACCCGCTGGACGGCTCCGGCCGGGTCGGCTCGCACCCGAACGACGTGAACTGAGGCATCCGCGCCGGAGGCTGCGGGCGTAGCGTGAAGGCATGACCAATCGGCTCGCCGACACGCTCAGCCCGTACCTCCGCGCGCACGCCGAGAACCCGGTGGACTGGTTCCCGTGGGGATCGGAGGCGTTCGCCGAGGCTCGGCGACGCGATGTGCCGCTGCTCGTCTCGATCGGTTACTCCACTTGCCACTGGTGCCATGTGATGGCACGCGAGTCCTTCGCCGATCCGGTGATCGCGGCCGTGATGAACGAGGGCTTCGTCTCGGTGAAGGTCGATCGGGAGGAGCATCCGGACGTCGACGGCGCCTTCATGGCCGCTGCATCCGCGTTCACCCAGAACCTGGGCTGGCCCCTCACCGTGTTCGCGACGCCGCAGGGGCAGGTGTTCTACGCCGGAACGTACTGGCCGCCGGTGGCGCGCGAGCCCATGCCGGCGTTCCGTGACGTGCTGGCGGCGGTGCAGGACGCATGGACGACGCGAAGGGACAAGGTGGAAGAGTCGGCCGGTGCCGTTGCGGATGCGCTCGCGCGGGCCGCCGCGACGACGCCATCCGAGCTGCCGACCCCGGCCGCGATCGTCGACGCCGCCGAGTCCATCGCCGCGCGCGAGGATCCCCGGTTCGGCGGGTACGGCGGCGCGCCGAAGTTCCCGGTCGCGACGACGCTGCGGTTCCTGCAGAACGCGCTGGTGCGACGGGATGCTCCGGATGCCGCGGCATCCGCCCAGCGCGCGCTGGCCGCGATGGTCTCGTCCGAACTGCGCGATACCGTCGACGGCGGCTTCTTCCGCTATGCCACGCAGCGGGACTGGACGGTACCGCACTACGAGCGGATGCTCACCGACAACGCCCAGCTGCTGGATGTCGCGCTCGCCGCCGGCGATGCCGTGACGGCGCGCGGCATCGCCGGCTTCCTGCTGACCGTGCTGCAGCGCGAGGGCGGCGGTTTCGGTGCGGCGCAGGATTCGGAGTCGTGGATCGAGGGGGAGCGAAGCGAGGGCGGCTACTACGCGCGGAGCGCAACTGAGCGCGCCGCACTCGAGCCGCCGGCGGTCGACGGCAAGGTGATCACCGGCTGGAACGGTCTGGCGATCGGGGCGCTCGCCCGTGCCGGCGCCGCCCTGGGCGAAGACTCCTGGATCGTGGCTGCCATCGCAGCGGCCGACGCGGTGCAGCGGTTGAACCGCGGCGCGAACGGCGAGCTCGTGCGCGCATCCCTCGACGGTGTCGCATCCGCTGCGGTGGCCGCCCCGGCCGATCTCGGCCTTCTCGCCGACGGCCTGTTCGCGCTCGCCGTCGCGACCGGCGACGCGGCCTGGGCGGTGACGGGGCGCGAGATCCTCGATCGAGCATTCGACGGCATCGCACCGGATCCGGTGCTGTCGGCGCACGGAATGGCGTTGTCGCCGGATCAGAGCGACGGAGACCTGCCGTCCGGATCCGCGGCGATCGCCGCGGCGGCGCTGACCGCCTGGCGGCTCGGGGCGGGCGAGGAGTACCGCGCAGCCGCGGAGGCCGCTGTGCGCGAGCTCTCTGTGCGAGCGCTGGCGCAGCCGTTCGCGTACGGGTCCCTGCTGCGGGTCGCGTCCGAGCTCGCCGAACCGCCTCGGCAGGTGGTCGTCGTCACCGCCGCTCGCGGCAGCGCACTCGCCGATGCGGCGCGCGCCGCCGATGCCGACGTGGTCGCCGTGGTGACTCCCGCACAGGCGGAGGCCTTCGCCGATGCCGGGTTCGAGCTGTTCGCCGGCAAGGCCGAGGTCCCGGAGCGCGCATTCGACTGTCGTGCGTTCGTGTGCCGGTTGCCGGTGTCGGACCCGTCGGAGTTGGCGATGGAGCGCTGAGCGCGGATCTCAGCCGACGTTGCGCGGATGTTGACGAGCGGTGCGCTCGTTGCCGCGGCGGTAGTTCCCCGTCACGCGAGCCATCAGCAGCTGGGAGTCTCCCCGCTCGACCTGAGCGAGGAAGTCGGCCGCGCTGGCGCCGCGCAGGGTGGTCGCGGTGGTGCCGTGATGCCGGATCACGACGTCATCGCCGCGCACGGTGAACGTGAATCCACTGGCGGTGCCCATGGGGTGATCCTAACGACGAGTCACGGTATCCGATGCCAGCGGTGAGCAGAATGCCTATCGATTTTGCCCGAAGCGCGCTTCGATTGCGCGGCATGCGCAGTAACTGCTGAACCGATTGCCCAGTCAGCGGCATTCGGTCTAGTCTGGCGCGACAGCCGGCGGGTTCTGCGATCCGCCACGAATCACAGCAAGGATGCTCTGACGATGACACTCCCCGTCCGCGCCGGCCTCGATGCCGTCCCCGCGTATCGCCAAGGCCGTTCCGCGCCGGTCGGCGCGTCGAAACTCTCCTCGAACGAGTCCCCGCACCCGCCGCTTCCCTCCGTGATCGACGCGGTGCAGGAGCGGCTCGGCACGATCCAGCGCTACCCCGACATGAGCGCGGCAGAGCTCCGGTCCCGTCTCGCCGCACGCTACGCGGTCGATCCGGCACAGGTGACCGTCGGAGCGGGCTCCGTCGAGCTCGCCGCTCAGCTCATCCACGCGACGGCGGGAGAGGGCGATGAGGTCATGTTCGCCTGGCGCTCCTTCGAGGCCTACCCGGCGCTCGTGCGCATCGCGGGTGCGACGCCCATCGCCGTGCCGTTGGATGCGGATCACGGCCACGACCTCGACGCGATGCGTGCGGCGATCACGCCGCGCACACGGCTCATCTTCATCTGCAATCCGAACAA from Microbacterium sp. LWO13-1.2 includes the following:
- a CDS encoding alkylhydroperoxidase domain protein → MSHAQRVLLEDGAPHPHAFTRAEVGWTPHLAPLAEDELTERHIDGLVDAARVKSDYFRLLARDPEVLKARTLVDKDIFYNAAEGLPRADRELAATAASRRNGCVFCASVHSRFSAHHSKRADDVDRLLAEGVGADLGARWNAVVAASVALTDTPSSFNDAEIDRLRDVGLDDLEIADVIHGAAFFNWANRLMLSLGRAVAPVGESH
- a CDS encoding alpha/beta fold hydrolase; amino-acid sequence: MTRENVASGRARLAVEHSGSASGAPVLMIHAGVTDRRSWAPLVDRLGAAVHSIRYDTRGYGETEYDAEDGWSPVSDAVAVLDALVVDRAIVIGCSMGGRAAINLALAHPDRVRALVLIAPAIGGAPAPDLEPLVAELDRRIDAADARGDLDEVNRLEAEVWLDGPGHADRAAPGARALFLEMNGRALAAPDPGAEASIGEAWPRLAEITVPAIVLIGELDLAHVRRNAHHIATSLPDAELVELRDVAHLPHLEEHPETLTAIARFVAAQAAPA
- a CDS encoding NADP-dependent oxidoreductase, whose amino-acid sequence is MTRAIVYTEIGSPDVLHLIETPDPLATSGEVVVRIEAAGVNPIDAKLRSGKRASKPITEPRPVGYDGAGVIEALGDDVEGFALGDRVAIRDTVGTYASSLAVPVRNLAVLPDSVTTAEGAGIGIPAGTAYQALRSLGVSAGDTLLVHAGSGAVGQAAVQFAVAWGATVIATASPARHDQLRELGAIPVSYGPGLLERVREAAPGGITVALDCAGTDEAIEASLELVSDRDRIATIVRGADAAGFGIRGFQGGSPIPLTEEELAWRAEALPKTIELLASGDFTIELGPELPLAEAARAHELVESGATAGKIILIP
- the hrpA gene encoding ATP-dependent RNA helicase HrpA; this encodes MSASPLVISYPPELPVSAAREEIADAIRDHQVVIVAGATGSGKTTQLPKICLELGRERIAHTQPRRLAARTIAERVAEELHVELGTLVGYKVRFTDKVSEATRVALMTDGILLNEIHRDRLLTRYDTIIIDEAHERSLNVDFLLGYLVRILPERRDLKVIITSATIDPESFAKHFADAAGNPAPIIEVSGRTYPVEIRYRPQIDESEDSPTTPQESPSAGAKGAGSGRSGTKSRSHERPGDDPADEVSAIVTALRELDREEPGDVLVFLPGEAEIRDAADAVRGAYAKDRSPTEVLPLYGRLSAAEQHRVFERSRVAGVRRRVILATNVAETSLTVPGIRYVIDTGTARISRYSNRSKVQQLPIEPISQASANQRAGRAGRTSDGIAIRLYSDEDYDKRPEFTEPEILRTSLASVILQMLALGFGDITAFPFLTPPDSRGVKAAFELLTELGAVAAARGSEAPRLTRVGRDISRMPIDPRFARMLVESAHHGVTASVLPIVAGLSIQDVRERPEERREEADRLHARFADPTSDFLTMLNLWNHLREQQNELGSSAFRRLCRAEHLNYVRVREWFDVHRQLRTLVKAPDSAGTADPDAVHRALLAGLLSQIGLLDERNAPAAKAHSPGKEKGRRVAEYRGARGIRFSIFPGSALRKKSPRAVMAAEIVETSRTFARTAAAIDPAWAEPLAGDLAKRQITEPHWSKDAGAAVAFEKVTLFGVEIIPRRRVQFARIDRPASREFFLRHALVEGEWDPSRIDKRVSAFWRSNAELRKRLEKLEERERRRDILAGDEAVYRFYDERIPAEVFDVRSFEAWWREALQSTPKLLVMREGDLLDDDGRADQNEFPTRWTQGDQLLGLAYRFEPGAPDDGVSVVIPLALLAQIEDRGFDWQVPGLRAELVTALLRALPKAIRRHVVPAADWAEKFGAALAEEGPEAHAGSPGRSLKEALARMIQPLANQLVSAADFDEERVPAHLRMNFRAVDERGRVAGSGRDLRALQDQLSDRARSSVARSIAAPARTREGSADAAASVAAASHRGSIEREGLTSWNFGDLPEVLDTRVAGGVVRGYPAIIDQGKSVAVRVEATADAATAATRDGVLRLILLAVPSPSSYVQQHLTSHEKLALAASPYSSAAALIEDSRAAVVRGIIERTAPGGLLRTAAEFSRVRDAVSEVIVDELFACVSLVARILTKSREVERGIKSQNSLALLGPLNDVRTQLTGLLHPGFISATGIARLANYPRYLEGMLDRLKTLAEAPGKDRTRMTEYERMSTAYADAGGTIPLPATASPALLETRWLLEEYRVSLFAQRLGTAQPVSPQRIMKALSGR
- a CDS encoding heparan-alpha-glucosaminide N-acetyltransferase domain-containing protein, with product MTTGAASLASIPPWLNVSTWWRTFGRPPRIMGLDIARAIAITGMIGAHLGQTAETVEPSDPSTWSAIVHGNPSLLFALLAGFSISLMTRRGAIAPADVPAMRLRMLGRGATIFVIGLFLELLNTPIAVILTLYGVLYVAIIPLLRWRTSRLILTAALLGLCGPPLLALLTTLSAGANGGGISLVLFGSYPITVWLCFGVTGMVLGRLRLDRTRTAVWFVVVGVVLLTIGYGLGDTGTSADPGLAWAESPRAWAGWLQLLGSAEPFERMLDAVLAAAPHSGGVMEILGAGGLGVAVIGVCILLSAPLRWVLLPFAALGSMPLSAYSAHVVSYVLMAGPGGFISSNETWVWSVVVLLIATTAWSIFSGRGPLERLTARVADAAASAPPGAQRP
- a CDS encoding aldo/keto reductase; amino-acid sequence: MTIPTLELNDGNSIPQLGYGVFKVPADETERAVSDALEIGYRHIDTAAIYGNEEGVGAAIAKSGIPRDELFITTKLWNDRHDGDAPNAAIAESLEKLGLEQVDLYLVHWPTPAKDNFVHAFAKIVELREAGLTRSVGVSNFLVEHLERVVDETGVVPAVNQIELHPAYQQRDVVAWGAERGIRTEAWGPLGQGKYDLFGAPAVADAAAAHGVTPAQAVLRWHLQKDIIVFPKSVRAERLRENLDVFGFALTDAEVAAIDALDPLDGSGRVGSHPNDVN
- a CDS encoding DUF255 domain-containing protein, with amino-acid sequence MTNRLADTLSPYLRAHAENPVDWFPWGSEAFAEARRRDVPLLVSIGYSTCHWCHVMARESFADPVIAAVMNEGFVSVKVDREEHPDVDGAFMAAASAFTQNLGWPLTVFATPQGQVFYAGTYWPPVAREPMPAFRDVLAAVQDAWTTRRDKVEESAGAVADALARAAATTPSELPTPAAIVDAAESIAAREDPRFGGYGGAPKFPVATTLRFLQNALVRRDAPDAAASAQRALAAMVSSELRDTVDGGFFRYATQRDWTVPHYERMLTDNAQLLDVALAAGDAVTARGIAGFLLTVLQREGGGFGAAQDSESWIEGERSEGGYYARSATERAALEPPAVDGKVITGWNGLAIGALARAGAALGEDSWIVAAIAAADAVQRLNRGANGELVRASLDGVASAAVAAPADLGLLADGLFALAVATGDAAWAVTGREILDRAFDGIAPDPVLSAHGMALSPDQSDGDLPSGSAAIAAAALTAWRLGAGEEYRAAAEAAVRELSVRALAQPFAYGSLLRVASELAEPPRQVVVVTAARGSALADAARAADADVVAVVTPAQAEAFADAGFELFAGKAEVPERAFDCRAFVCRLPVSDPSELAMER